In one Aeromicrobium wangtongii genomic region, the following are encoded:
- a CDS encoding mycothiol transferase, protein MSSATDVIGDAFTRIGEGVLEVVDGLSPDDLARRITPDANPIGWLVWHLLRVQDDSVADVAGAEQVWHSAEWAQRFALPFEPDATGYGQSREDVSAVRVTADLLVGYARGVTEATHDFLRGVSDDDLDRVVDERWDPPVTLGVRLVSVIADDLKHLGQAEYAKGLL, encoded by the coding sequence ATGAGCTCGGCGACCGACGTCATCGGTGACGCCTTCACCCGGATCGGCGAGGGCGTGCTGGAGGTCGTGGACGGGCTCTCGCCCGACGACCTGGCCCGCCGGATCACGCCCGACGCCAACCCGATCGGCTGGCTGGTGTGGCACCTGTTGCGCGTCCAGGACGATTCCGTCGCCGACGTCGCCGGGGCCGAGCAGGTGTGGCACTCCGCCGAGTGGGCGCAGCGGTTCGCCCTGCCGTTCGAGCCTGATGCGACCGGCTACGGCCAGTCCCGCGAGGACGTCTCCGCGGTGCGGGTGACGGCCGATCTGCTGGTCGGGTACGCCCGCGGCGTCACCGAGGCCACCCACGACTTCCTGCGCGGTGTCTCCGATGACGACCTCGATCGTGTCGTCGACGAGCGCTGGGATCCGCCGGTCACGCTCGGCGTGCGGCTGGTCAGCGTCATCGCGGACGATCTCAAGCACCTCGGTCAGGCCGAGTACGCCAAGGGCCTGCTGTGA
- a CDS encoding DUF4235 domain-containing protein codes for MPASRTPSTSAKILYRPVGIVSSIVGGLVASMLFKQIWKRVSAGDDADPPGPLQSEYPFKEIVLAAVLQGAIYSVVKTVIQRQGAKGFERATGEWPGS; via the coding sequence ATGCCTGCATCCCGTACACCCAGCACCTCGGCCAAGATCCTGTACCGCCCGGTCGGAATCGTCAGCTCGATCGTCGGCGGCCTCGTCGCCAGCATGCTGTTCAAGCAGATCTGGAAACGGGTGAGCGCCGGTGACGACGCGGACCCGCCCGGTCCGCTGCAGTCCGAGTACCCGTTCAAGGAGATCGTGCTGGCAGCGGTCCTGCAGGGCGCGATCTACTCCGTGGTCAAGACCGTCATCCAGCGCCAGGGCGCCAAGGGCTTCGAGCGCGCCACCGGCGAGTGGCCCGGCTCATGA
- a CDS encoding type 1 glutamine amidotransferase domain-containing protein, producing MAALSGKKIAFLTAQVGVEKVELTTPWQAVLDAGGTPTLIAPEVSAVQSMVGDVDKDETFDADLAVAGASAADFDALVLPGGTVNADKVRADAASVALVTTFAEAGKPIAAICHGPWALVEAGVLPGKTLTSFPSLRTDITNAGGSWVDETVFHCPAQGWDLVTSRNPDDLDAFCSTLTDVFAKA from the coding sequence ATGGCAGCACTGTCCGGCAAGAAGATCGCCTTCCTCACGGCGCAGGTGGGCGTCGAGAAGGTCGAGCTGACCACTCCGTGGCAGGCGGTCCTGGACGCCGGCGGCACGCCGACGCTCATCGCTCCGGAGGTCTCGGCCGTGCAGAGCATGGTCGGCGACGTCGACAAGGACGAGACCTTCGATGCCGACCTCGCGGTCGCCGGTGCGTCCGCCGCCGACTTCGACGCCCTCGTGCTGCCGGGCGGCACCGTCAACGCCGACAAGGTGAGGGCGGATGCGGCCTCGGTCGCGCTGGTCACGACCTTCGCCGAGGCCGGCAAGCCGATCGCCGCGATCTGTCATGGCCCCTGGGCGCTGGTCGAGGCGGGAGTGCTGCCGGGCAAGACGTTGACCTCGTTCCCGAGCCTGCGCACCGACATCACCAATGCCGGCGGGTCCTGGGTCGACGAGACCGTCTTCCACTGCCCCGCACAGGGTTGGGACCTCGTGACGTCCCGCAACCCCGACGATCTCGACGCCTTCTGCTCCACCCTCACCGACGTCTTCGCGAAAGCCTGA
- a CDS encoding WhiB family transcriptional regulator: MVNVKRLPGPILDAYEWQYQGACMGVDSSVFFSPEAERGAKRERREEAAKRLCRQCPVIDRCREHALAVREPYGVWGGLTEGERAAIARQEKIAS; this comes from the coding sequence ATGGTCAACGTGAAGCGGCTTCCAGGTCCTATCCTCGACGCCTACGAGTGGCAGTACCAAGGCGCCTGCATGGGCGTCGACAGCTCGGTGTTCTTCTCGCCCGAAGCCGAGCGCGGCGCCAAGCGGGAGCGCCGTGAAGAAGCGGCCAAGCGCCTGTGCCGACAGTGCCCGGTCATCGACCGGTGCCGCGAGCACGCACTGGCCGTCCGTGAGCCCTACGGCGTGTGGGGCGGCCTGACCGAGGGAGAGCGTGCGGCCATCGCGCGCCAGGAGAAGATCGCCAGCTGA
- a CDS encoding MerR family transcriptional regulator, which produces MPTTGAPDADPELGWGMGSVAARLGMSASTLRTWERRYDVGPSRRTSGGHRRYTEADIERVQLTQLLIARGAPAADAARVAHSLDDDGLAEAIDFEQGYAEREPGRPSEIVGALLEAAMADDARRIGRLVGDAVRSMGVVRAWTEIISPTLVEIGREWSAGRFRLEAEHLASEAMIAELRAHTRRFEDPDPPAPTVILASAGNDEHTLPVFGLEAALAESGIQPLMLGARLPAESLASVAARVRPEAIFMWASMACPQEEMLWDVLGRARHDSAVLLGGPGWSHDVARRKGLQDALDVPDLGTALGRICAAVGHSGTYPPVT; this is translated from the coding sequence ATGCCGACCACGGGCGCCCCCGACGCCGATCCGGAGCTCGGCTGGGGCATGGGATCGGTCGCTGCCCGCCTCGGCATGTCGGCCTCGACCCTGCGCACCTGGGAGCGCCGATATGACGTCGGCCCGTCCCGCCGCACCTCGGGCGGACACCGCCGCTACACCGAGGCCGACATCGAGCGGGTGCAGCTGACCCAGCTGCTGATCGCCAGGGGCGCCCCGGCGGCCGACGCCGCCCGCGTCGCCCACTCGCTGGACGACGACGGCCTCGCCGAGGCCATCGACTTCGAGCAGGGGTACGCCGAGCGGGAGCCCGGACGACCGTCCGAGATCGTCGGTGCCCTGCTCGAGGCGGCGATGGCCGATGACGCCCGGCGCATCGGGCGACTGGTGGGCGACGCGGTGCGCAGCATGGGTGTCGTGCGGGCGTGGACCGAGATCATCTCGCCGACCCTGGTCGAGATCGGTCGGGAGTGGTCCGCGGGCCGCTTCCGCCTGGAGGCCGAGCACCTGGCCAGTGAGGCGATGATCGCCGAGCTGCGGGCCCACACCCGACGGTTCGAGGATCCCGATCCGCCGGCGCCGACCGTGATCCTGGCGAGCGCCGGCAATGATGAGCACACGCTGCCGGTCTTCGGGCTGGAGGCGGCCCTCGCCGAGAGCGGCATCCAGCCGTTGATGCTGGGCGCGAGGCTCCCGGCCGAGTCGCTGGCGAGCGTGGCCGCCCGGGTGCGGCCCGAAGCCATCTTCATGTGGGCGTCGATGGCGTGCCCGCAGGAGGAGATGCTGTGGGACGTCCTGGGGCGGGCCCGCCACGACAGTGCGGTGCTCCTGGGCGGTCCGGGGTGGTCGCACGACGTCGCCCGCCGCAAAGGGCTGCAGGACGCGCTGGACGTCCCCGACCTCGGGACGGCACTCGGCCGGATCTGCGCCGCCGTCGGCCATTCCGGGACCTACCCGCCGGTAACCTAG
- a CDS encoding crotonase/enoyl-CoA hydratase family protein: MTESRVLVQIDGPLAYVTLNRPDKLNGIDLETIDELIAAATSLRGNREVRAVVLRGNGRSFCAGLDFGAAFKDKKKVARMFFAGPRTVNRFQLVNQVWRELPVPVIAVVHGHCYGAGLQLAACADFRFTTPDATWAILEAKWGLVPDMAGTVPFSELLPADVLMRLAMTGEQFSGARAGELGLATEVSEDPLKSALALVDQIIERSPDSVAATKQLVYGTRRGSLRKTYRLERKLQSAMFKASNTAIARKAGAAKTKPVFGPRTFGR; this comes from the coding sequence ATGACCGAATCCCGCGTGCTCGTCCAGATCGACGGCCCCCTCGCGTACGTGACCCTGAACCGTCCGGACAAGCTCAACGGCATCGACCTGGAGACGATCGACGAGCTCATCGCTGCGGCCACCTCGCTGCGAGGCAACCGCGAGGTCCGGGCCGTGGTGCTGCGCGGCAACGGTCGCTCGTTCTGTGCGGGGCTGGACTTCGGCGCGGCGTTCAAGGACAAGAAGAAGGTGGCCCGGATGTTCTTCGCCGGTCCGCGCACGGTCAACCGCTTCCAGCTGGTCAACCAGGTGTGGCGCGAGCTGCCGGTCCCGGTCATCGCGGTCGTGCACGGCCACTGCTACGGCGCCGGGCTGCAGCTGGCCGCCTGCGCCGACTTCCGCTTCACGACCCCGGACGCCACCTGGGCGATCCTGGAGGCCAAGTGGGGCCTGGTGCCCGACATGGCCGGCACGGTGCCGTTCAGCGAGCTGCTGCCGGCCGACGTGCTGATGCGCCTGGCGATGACCGGCGAGCAGTTCTCCGGTGCCCGCGCGGGCGAGCTCGGGCTGGCCACCGAGGTCAGCGAGGACCCGCTGAAGTCGGCGCTGGCGCTCGTCGACCAGATCATCGAGCGCTCGCCCGACTCGGTGGCCGCGACCAAGCAGCTCGTCTACGGCACGCGGCGCGGCAGCCTGCGCAAGACCTACCGGCTCGAGCGCAAGCTGCAGTCGGCGATGTTCAAGGCCAGCAACACGGCGATCGCCCGCAAGGCCGGTGCCGCCAAGACCAAGCCCGTCTTCGGTCCGCGGACATTCGGGCGCTGA
- a CDS encoding class I SAM-dependent methyltransferase, producing the protein MTDDNQPSKKVANQYERDYDYTKYWDNRDYENAAERIAIRRLLNGNHYRKAADIGGGFGRLCLLLREYADEVTLAEPAATQLEAAKKVLAGTDIKQVQMQADDLKFADGELDLVTMVRVMHHLPEPSAEFAEIARVLAPGGTAIIEVANYGHFKNRRRHKKEGTPLPIEPVDIRQTKADEPDAIAFVNHNIDTVVGQLANAGLLLDSKLSVSNLRSQTLKKALPKSVMLAAERISQKRLAKSNFGPSIFLKLRKA; encoded by the coding sequence GTGACTGACGACAACCAGCCTTCCAAGAAGGTCGCCAACCAGTACGAGCGCGACTACGACTACACCAAGTACTGGGACAACCGCGACTACGAGAACGCTGCCGAGCGCATCGCCATCCGGCGCCTGCTGAATGGCAATCACTACCGCAAGGCGGCCGACATCGGCGGCGGCTTCGGCCGGTTGTGCCTGCTGCTGCGTGAGTATGCCGACGAGGTCACCCTGGCCGAGCCCGCCGCCACCCAGCTCGAGGCGGCCAAGAAGGTGCTCGCCGGCACCGACATCAAGCAGGTCCAGATGCAGGCGGACGACCTCAAGTTCGCCGACGGCGAGCTCGACCTCGTCACGATGGTGCGCGTCATGCACCACCTGCCCGAGCCCTCGGCGGAGTTCGCCGAGATCGCCCGCGTCCTGGCGCCCGGCGGCACCGCGATCATCGAGGTCGCCAACTACGGGCACTTCAAGAACCGCCGCCGCCACAAGAAGGAGGGCACGCCCCTCCCGATCGAGCCGGTCGACATCCGCCAGACGAAGGCCGACGAGCCCGACGCGATCGCCTTCGTCAACCACAACATCGACACCGTGGTCGGCCAGCTCGCGAACGCCGGCCTGTTGCTGGACAGCAAGCTGTCGGTCTCCAACCTGCGCAGCCAGACGCTCAAGAAGGCCCTGCCCAAGAGCGTCATGCTGGCCGCCGAGCGGATCAGCCAGAAGCGCCTGGCCAAGAGCAACTTCGGCCCGAGCATCTTCCTGAAGCTCCGCAAGGCCTGA
- a CDS encoding IMPACT family protein: MEVKRSRFLAVAERVADESAAREVVASARRRHHDARHHCSAFVIGPDAAIRRSNDDGEPAGTAGAPMLEVLTRHGVSDVVVVVTRWFGGTLLGAGGLVRAYGDATRLALEAAGTRERRLVHTMLVTADIAEAGAIEHRLRGLGAVTDVAYGRRVVITVGVADPERLAAEVAAISGGRADVEDAGTAWVDA, translated from the coding sequence ATCGAGGTCAAGCGGTCGCGGTTCCTGGCCGTCGCCGAGCGGGTCGCCGATGAATCGGCGGCCCGTGAGGTGGTGGCGTCCGCGCGCCGCCGGCACCACGACGCCCGGCACCACTGCTCGGCGTTCGTGATCGGCCCCGATGCGGCGATCCGGCGGTCGAACGACGACGGCGAACCCGCGGGAACCGCCGGGGCGCCGATGCTCGAGGTGCTGACCCGCCACGGGGTGAGCGATGTGGTCGTGGTCGTCACGCGGTGGTTCGGCGGGACGCTGCTCGGCGCCGGTGGGCTCGTGCGGGCCTACGGCGACGCGACCCGCCTGGCGCTCGAGGCGGCAGGCACGCGCGAGCGACGTCTCGTGCACACGATGCTGGTCACCGCGGACATCGCCGAAGCCGGCGCGATCGAGCACCGGCTGCGGGGTCTGGGTGCGGTGACGGACGTGGCGTACGGCCGGCGGGTCGTGATCACGGTGGGCGTGGCCGATCCCGAACGGCTCGCCGCGGAGGTCGCCGCGATCAGTGGGGGACGGGCGGACGTCGAGGACGCGGGTACGGCCTGGGTCGACGCCTAG
- a CDS encoding DUF2277 domain-containing protein encodes MCRNIRTLHNFEPAANDAEIRAAALQYVRKISGSTHPSKANEEVFYRAVDEIAHLTGHLLDDLVTTAPPKDREIEAAKARERAAKRYATS; translated from the coding sequence ATGTGCCGCAACATCCGAACCCTCCACAACTTCGAGCCCGCCGCGAACGACGCCGAGATCCGGGCCGCCGCGCTGCAGTACGTCCGCAAGATCAGCGGCTCGACGCATCCGTCCAAGGCCAATGAAGAGGTCTTCTACCGCGCGGTGGACGAGATCGCCCACCTCACCGGCCACCTGCTCGACGACCTGGTGACCACCGCGCCGCCCAAGGATCGGGAGATCGAGGCCGCCAAGGCCAGGGAACGGGCCGCGAAGCGCTACGCGACCAGCTAG
- a CDS encoding TetR/AcrR family transcriptional regulator yields the protein MAAEERPTRDRLLDAFETLLVTAGSRSATLDAVAAEAHVSKGGLLYHFHSKDELVEGMLTRLREQGRADVEKMRTATKGPVDFYLTTSINSGSDFDRALIAAGRIAQENDSRASEALADLREGWFAVLLEHLADESLARTIQLIGDGLYFDDTTGLAEKNALKHVRDVLTRLDAL from the coding sequence CGCTGCTCGTCACGGCGGGCAGCCGCTCGGCGACGCTGGACGCCGTCGCGGCCGAGGCGCACGTCTCCAAGGGCGGGCTGCTGTACCACTTCCACAGCAAGGACGAGCTCGTCGAGGGAATGCTGACCCGGCTGCGCGAGCAGGGCCGCGCCGATGTGGAGAAGATGCGGACGGCCACGAAGGGTCCCGTCGACTTCTATCTCACCACCTCGATCAACTCCGGCAGCGACTTCGACCGCGCCCTGATCGCGGCCGGGCGCATCGCCCAGGAGAACGACTCCCGGGCGTCCGAGGCGCTCGCCGACCTGCGCGAGGGGTGGTTCGCGGTGCTGCTGGAGCACCTGGCCGACGAGTCGCTCGCCCGCACGATCCAGCTCATCGGCGACGGGCTGTACTTCGACGACACCACCGGCCTGGCGGAGAAGAATGCGCTCAAGCACGTCCGTGACGTGCTGACCCGCCTCGACGCCCTCTGA